The following coding sequences are from one Neodiprion lecontei isolate iyNeoLeco1 chromosome 7, iyNeoLeco1.1, whole genome shotgun sequence window:
- the LOC107222538 gene encoding DNA damage-regulated autophagy modulator protein 2 isoform X1 — protein sequence MEIEKTLENLHYVPIFLFILIPTTFIATYIIAVTLGHVEAGFPYISDTATYPPESCIFAQIINMAAATMCVVIYIRYSHTKELSSSYQFNASLPKWNRAALILGLLTCLGLSMVANFQETNVIVVHLIGALVCFGCGTAYFWTQVSLDLIKVVCSYYLHPLGCSIKIAHLRLSLVVSCTILFIIGTVTAVLARLNYHGNNPRKWYKADGGWELHMASTVAEWLCAGCFCVYILTFTDEFRGVQLKRPKILFKPCRLRTSNEVLNESQDEVPQPKPPTTII from the exons ATGGAGATCGAAAAGACCCTCGAGAATCTTCACTACGTTCCGATATTCTTGTTCATCCTCATACCGACGACCTTCATCGCCAC ATACATCATTGCCGTTACGTTGGGACACGTGGAGGCGGGATTCCCTTATATTTCAGACACGGCGACTTACCCGCCGGAAAGTTGCATCTTCGCTCAAATAATAAACATGGCAGCTGCGACAA TGTGCGTCGTTATCTACATACGGTATTCTCACACCAAGGAACTCTCCAGCTCCTACCAGTTCAACGCTTCGCTGCCAAAGTGGAACAGGGCTGCTCTGATCCTCGGCCTCCTGACGTGCCTGGGATTGTCCATGGTCGCAAACTTCCAGGAGACCAATGTCATTGTCGTTCATCTGATCGGAGCGCTAGTCTGCTTCGGATGTGGAACGGCCTACTTTTGGACCCAGGTGAGCCTCGACTTGATCAAG GTAGTCTGCTCCTACTATCTACATCCACTGGGGTGCTCGATCAAGATTGCGCATCTTCGTTTGTCCCTGGTAGTCTCATGTACAATCCTGTTCATCATCGGCACCGTTACTGCGGTGTTGGCCCGTCTGAACTATCACG GTAACAATCCCAGGAAGTGGTACAAGGCAGATGGCGGTTGGGAACTGCACATGGCAAGCACGGTTGCCGAATGGCTGTGTGCCGGATGCTTCTGCGTCTACATCCTTACCTTCACCGACGAGTTTCGAGGCGTTCAGCTGAAACGACCGAAG ATACTGTTTAAACCGTGTCGCCTAAGGACCAGCAACGAGGTATTGAACGAGAGCCAGGATGAGGTGCCACAGCCGAAACCGCCAACGACGATCATTTGA
- the LOC107222538 gene encoding DNA damage-regulated autophagy modulator protein 2 isoform X2, with protein sequence MEIEKTLENLHYVPIFLFILIPTTFIATYIIAVTLGHVEAGFPYISDTATYPPESCIFAQIINMAAATMCVVIYIRYSHTKELSSSYQFNASLPKWNRAALILGLLTCLGLSMVANFQETNVIVVHLIGALVCFGCGTAYFWTQVVCSYYLHPLGCSIKIAHLRLSLVVSCTILFIIGTVTAVLARLNYHGNNPRKWYKADGGWELHMASTVAEWLCAGCFCVYILTFTDEFRGVQLKRPKILFKPCRLRTSNEVLNESQDEVPQPKPPTTII encoded by the exons ATGGAGATCGAAAAGACCCTCGAGAATCTTCACTACGTTCCGATATTCTTGTTCATCCTCATACCGACGACCTTCATCGCCAC ATACATCATTGCCGTTACGTTGGGACACGTGGAGGCGGGATTCCCTTATATTTCAGACACGGCGACTTACCCGCCGGAAAGTTGCATCTTCGCTCAAATAATAAACATGGCAGCTGCGACAA TGTGCGTCGTTATCTACATACGGTATTCTCACACCAAGGAACTCTCCAGCTCCTACCAGTTCAACGCTTCGCTGCCAAAGTGGAACAGGGCTGCTCTGATCCTCGGCCTCCTGACGTGCCTGGGATTGTCCATGGTCGCAAACTTCCAGGAGACCAATGTCATTGTCGTTCATCTGATCGGAGCGCTAGTCTGCTTCGGATGTGGAACGGCCTACTTTTGGACCCAG GTAGTCTGCTCCTACTATCTACATCCACTGGGGTGCTCGATCAAGATTGCGCATCTTCGTTTGTCCCTGGTAGTCTCATGTACAATCCTGTTCATCATCGGCACCGTTACTGCGGTGTTGGCCCGTCTGAACTATCACG GTAACAATCCCAGGAAGTGGTACAAGGCAGATGGCGGTTGGGAACTGCACATGGCAAGCACGGTTGCCGAATGGCTGTGTGCCGGATGCTTCTGCGTCTACATCCTTACCTTCACCGACGAGTTTCGAGGCGTTCAGCTGAAACGACCGAAG ATACTGTTTAAACCGTGTCGCCTAAGGACCAGCAACGAGGTATTGAACGAGAGCCAGGATGAGGTGCCACAGCCGAAACCGCCAACGACGATCATTTGA